A stretch of DNA from Anopheles ziemanni chromosome 3, idAnoZiCoDA_A2_x.2, whole genome shotgun sequence:
aaacttggcagaaaggtagctaattttccatggttgaatgatctgaacttcgtttgttgatatccccaaacctccctacccctcccgaacacctacgctctaaaattaatgaaaatcaaTTATAGATCAACAATTATTGAACGAATTTTCCCAAAAATTGGTACAAATACTGCTTACATAGGGACAAATcatggtttaaaatttcatccatctaggggaaggggaaagggggaCTCTCCCACTACCACATAactcaaaaatggtaaaaatgcagtatgggtatcaatttcgtgGTATTTGtggtctctaaatcgaatggcgttactcataatgttcaatcttgGCCCAGACTCCTTTtaccctcctcctcttcaggaaaaaaatagcaatgctcaaaacgaaaaacgttaATTCTTATCACACGTACGTGATGCAGCGCAATATCTACTAAGTCTATCTGTACCAAACTTGGCTGGAGTGTAGctaatttctttttctatcgAATGCCCTCCTTCCCTTTCCTCCTTCAGAATACCTATGCCttaaaaaggtgaaaaattataataattcaacaattatggaatggatttttacaacatttggTACACATACTATTTTAACATGTAGCCATATTgtgataatatttcattcattttggcGGAAGGGGTAAGGGGGATTATCATCCCCCTGGCTCAACAATGGTTACAATTCAGTATGGGTATCATTTTCGAACAATTGGGGgtcactaaatcgaatggtcacAGTTTGTGTGCTCAATCTCATCTCTCCTACGTAgcaaatattctcaatcacacaaaatcggtctaatcaattcaatcaaacataattataagaaAGCCAATTTTTCAAGTATGAAACGTCCAACATTCTTATGCTTCCTTCCTGCCTATAACTTTCTATCACCtgaaaatatctaaaaatttATGATGACATCCACCTTAGTACCGATGCgacggatttaaaaaaagacacTATTTGATACCGTAAATATCGCGGGTTGATCGTTGTAAACTTTGTTTACTAACATGATCGCGATAGATAGCAAAGTGATAGTCGGGGGACGAAATTCGAATTCGAAATTAGACGGATAGGATCGCGCGAAATGAGTCCAACAGAAGGAGCGGAAGAAAAGCGATAAAAGGGGATCGCAAGAATACATCGCGTCCTATTCTGTTGGAAAAGCGACAAGAGACAGTTTAAATTTTGTAACGCCGCGTAGCACGGTTTTTTTCAGTAAAATAAAGTTACAAGAAATTGTAATCGaagcaaacttttccaacaatCGTAGAATTGCTCTTAAATAATTGTCGATTATCTGTTGTCCTGCTCCAACTGTGGTTTAGGCACAGTTTTTTCATACTTGCTTTaatagattaattttaaatgcttgCACTAAGCtggaaccatacaaaatacaaaatgtatatttacatGGTTTCGTCGAATAAAGGTAATACTAAAATTTTCAGCACATAGCTCAATTTAAGATTGTTAAACTGAAAACTGAAACTGAATGCAAACATTCTTcagtttgaaattgatttctacccggatgaaatcgggttaatcagctagttatacatatattttacaaataGCAATGCGTCCCATTACTCAAATTGGTTTTCACGTTTTTGTAATGAATTACATTCAAAAGTAGAAAGAAATTCAGATAAATTTGTccatcataaaataaattactctTACAATACGGCCgtccaaatatatataaaaataaataaataaattactcgGTTATCGACATACGCGACATAAAGTCTCATCATACAGCTCTGAAATCATGTTTATGTGGATTTTAAGGTAAATTACATTCTATGAAAACatgcaaataacaaaaaatcttTCCTCTCCGACATTCTTAAGTCGTATAATGCAAGTCCATAGTCGAGAACAAAGATTAGGTAAAGCAGCAACTTTGAACTTGCCCCGTAGTTATATatatttatgcaaattgtttgaatgttttgaattGTAGATATTTATCCAATGCATAATAATGTGCGACAAAACTCTTAGATTAAACTTTACCATATATTTATCATATATTAGCGAGTAGTGGGAGGTGCTGGATATAAATCGGATTTTTACttcgtgttttttctttcttatttttgcaacaaaaaatgttCAGATTGCGAAGCATCTTCCTCTCACGGTATAGTTGGTGACAAAATTCCACAATCAACGTTAATGGAAAGCCTACGCAAAGATGTCGACCATCTTATGGGTGTTATGGGCACAAGCAGCGCTCAAGAAGGTTCCTACGAGGCCGAAAAGAGTGtaacgaacgaaaaagaagACCAATATTCAATTGGTACCAAGCGATATTCTATACGGAGAAATGCCTACAAACGGGtagtgaaacaaaagaaatttaaGATTGCTGGGCAGGACGATGAAGTATCCGACAGTAGTTCCGAAGGATCGCAAGCGCCATCTTCTCCAGAGAGGTGGAATTCCAAGAGCCAATCAGAAGATAATGAACAGAGGCGGCGTCGTGCTATACGTAGAACAAAAACGTGCATAAGGTAAAGAACCCTAATGGTTAACTGTATTGATCTTACTTATTCATTTCTTTATCGTATTCcagtgacgacgacgatgatgatgcagaCTAATGTAATCTGCAGTAACGTTAAAAATAGGTACGTAATGTGAACACGTTTTGTATAAGATCCACTAGCTGCACATTATCTACCTCTGGGGAAAGTTTTGGTGGCCTTCTGAAGATATAGAGTGGTACACCGCTCGCATATCAGAGGGCTGCCAAGCTCGCGATTTGAATGTGTGAAATATAAGTTcagataaaatattatttgagaCGTTCAAGTTTGAACAGAAAGTATGTAGAAAGAAAATGCTATTGTATTGTagacgatttttgttttgtttcttatgTGAACAGAAAGTTTCAATTGTTCCGTCAAACAGCTGAATAGATATTGCTGTTTTAAGCCATATCACATGCCACTTATgtttaatataaaacataGTTTCGGGAGTTGAcgattagaaaatcggcccatgagcgcggGGGGTCTCCACCACCTTATCGGCGTGGGTTCCAATCCCCTACGACTGACCGTACATGTACGAGGACGGACTATCCATGTACACACATAGGTCAAGTAAGCCCTTTaaagggcaggcatgaccaagccGGTTATTCAAGTTTACAGAAATGTTACgagattttttaaagtaacttcctagcgtttgcattaaaaaaaggataaattttaacgattttcatGTAAAAACGACAAACGCTAGCAATTTTTTGCTAAACTTACGGAGAAACGTTAAAAATTCATCTAGAACTTGGGTCCGGCCACGGGCCGTCCTGCGGGTGCAAAATGTATCTTAAATGTATCAAAAGCCGAAGTGATGAAAAATAGCTTAATCATTTAGTTCTTTGGACTAGAAGGTTGCTCCGATATCCTTTGGTTAACCGATATcctttggttcaatttttttaatgcaaacgttgcTGAGTAAAATGTATGACTACAGGCTGAAGCTGAAGCGTTCAGTTAATATACAAATGTAGTTAAAACACTATAAATATATTAACTAGTTAATTACATCAATGTCGGAACTTCTAGTTAGCGGAAGATTAAAGCTTCATAATCTTTGAGAAAACTTCGTGATTTCTCAGTAAGGCATGTTTGGTGTCATGTCTACCTTCTTCAAGCTTACCATGTATGGTTGTCACGATTTTATTCCAATTATGCAAATCCTCAAAGAGAACATGATCCCAGACCTCCTTCTTGTTGCTAAGAGTGTTTTGCGAATCTTTAACTAACAAAATGTGTTCGTTGCGGACAACATGATCACGAGATGGTtgatatgtttgtttgtggtacTATAATGCAAAAACCACACTACAATCATAGACGGGGAATTTATTgtgtcggttttgttttgaccTGTAGTCTagcaattttatttcaagaaCTGCACTTGGCACTTTTCTAAGACCCACAatgtcaattttatttttattgtcaaTTTTATATGTTAAGCTTGCCGTGTTTCACAGCGATTCTCAGGCCCCATGGTTTCATGTTTaagaagaaacagaaaagTGTTTTGTACTTAgttaaaagtgttttgtttcttaatCCATAAATTTCGTAAGcggaaataattttctttactATTCTGCGAATATCATCTTTCAAAACCTTCACTCAGTGTCACACCATCTTTGTAACACCTGGCCACACATAACGATGGCCCATATTTGTAAACCTCATGGCAATGCCGGTATAGCGGCCGTTCGTGATCTTCGAATGACTTATTGAAGTAGCCTAATGCCCTTTTTTATACTGAGGATTACGATATCGTCGATTTTTTACGTTTCGGGCCATTTTAAGTGAACATTAAGGATAAACATGACAGCAGATTTGTGGCGTCGCCAGCCAGGAAGCCACCCTGGGAGAAGAACGCTTCAACGGGGGGCGCTTAGTTTTACGACCATCCCCCAAACTCAATTTATAACCAAACGTAATGGGATGcgtgtttgctttttgtttcaaattgccACCTTGTATTGATAATTTGATTCTTGCTTGAGGTCTTCATTTAGTTTAACCATTTGCTTATCAGTGCTTCCTTACGGCCTTTCGTCCTGTATGTAATAAAGCGTAGTTTTATAATAATACTTGCATTTTCAATTGGTTCCTCATACCGAAGGACTAGAAATAGTGAGAAATTTAATCCCACGAAGGGGGTGTCTTAATTGTTACCTTGCCGAATGTGTTGACTGTGTGGACACTTAATCGTCACTATTTACATGCTAATGAGCAAAACATTATCCCGGTGAACCGCACTCACTCACCACGCTAATCACCAGGGGATCCTGTGTTTGGAAACGATATATTTATTGGTACAATCAATTTATTGGTTCCGCAGAGGGTTGGATGTGACCACAAACCGCCCGATTTTGGTCGTGCGGTCAGTCCATTGGGGGGTTTATACGTCTCCTACCCTGCCCCATCATGATGTTGAGGTTCCGCTCGTGGACGATCGTGATCATGCTCATAAAGTTGTCCACCGCATCgtataaaagaaacaaatcttgAGCGCGTAATCTATCTGGCGGTTTCGGCACGGACCCGGCTTGCGCTTTAGTTGATATGTTGTCACACGCCCAGAAGGTGTGAGCAGGGTTCCACGATAATTTGCATTCACTTTTGGACAGTGGGCCATTTGCTCGCGGAGTGTAGTGTGTTGTGTCGATACTACAGGCCAACATTTTGGTGACTAGGAGACAAGATATTGGTGGATAAGGGGGGAATGTTTGGGCGTTAGTCACTGCAGTGGTTGGACCGAAAATGACGTGATGGTTGTCATTGCGATAATTCAACTGCAGCTTGTTGAGTTCGTGTGGGAAGTAGAGGTGATAATTAAGGATTTCCTTTTGGTTTACCtgagcgcaaaaaaaaacacaagtaaaacaaatattaagccAAACATTTGGGGTTTTATTTAACCTATCAATTTATACTTAATTTAGCTTTGTTCATATATTATCCAACTTTATTAGACTGCGTGGTGCTGCTCACACTGGCCATTGCAGGATGGAGAATGGATGGCCAACAACACCTTCATTGTGTTGGTGTCAGGATGTAGGAAAGACCTAACCGTTGACTAAGTGTAAGCTGTGGGAAACAAgccggtcggtcggtttcgGGAGATCGAAGAGGGGGAAGCGATGAGCTCAAGATGATCCGACGAGACATTTTGCCGCGCCATCACGTCTTCCGAGGGCGTTGTGGGAAGGCCCGCCATTGAATAGGCAAATCATCTTGACCGCCCAAACCGTCTCATCGGGGCGCGTGAAAGAGAACCCGTCCGCCCGAGTTCGTGCGACAGACAGAATAAAGCTTCTGCAGATGGTTTATAAATAACGAATCCGCAGCACTGCACATGAGGGGACTAGATCGTGCCCGGCGTGATCGGACTGTGTAGGAGGGGGGCTGGGGTGTGGGTGTCGAGAAGGAAAGGATTTCAGCACGAAAATTTCCGCACAGCGCCGGTCTCGGATACTCGGCAATGTGTGGACCGTTCGACCGGTGCGATCAGATGAATCAGTCTTTCGGCGGATTTTGTGCGTGTCGGATAGAACCAGCGGACCTCGGGACGGCTCGATCGGTGAATTCGGTGCGCGATCGCAGGCGCGTTGGTAGGCGTCGAACGTCGGTGATACGTTGGAGATAGTTTCGTTTTGACCGCGGCCGGTTTGCCTGGTTCTGGTGCGGCAGACTTGTTCGTACCGGTcaggttgttggttttttttcgtgctCCAGAAGAGAGTCCGGGGGACGGTGTCAGCAAATTTCTTAGGCGCCAGCATTAGCGGGTCGCCTAAAGGGAGCGCCCTAGAGCGCCTAAAGCTTCGAGTGGCAAGTGGACGTGATTGATTGCCCCATCGGTGCCGATCATTCCGCCCAACCGAAGGCACATCCATCTTGTGCGCTCTTGAGTACGAGAAAGGTGAAAACTAGTCTATCGGTTTTCAAGCTCGGCGTGACCCACGACTTGCTCCACGTGCCCGTCCCGCGTCTGCGTTGCTGTAAAGTCCATTTGTTATACACGACACACCTACCGGTTGGCGTTTGGATTGCGGATCCGGATTGCGTCTGGCCGCCGTACCACTGGAATCGTATTCCGGTATTTGATCGGAATTGCCTTCGGTCGCATGCACCTAGCCGGGCCGGGAACTAGCGAACACCATGCACTACAAACTGGTCCTCCGGCTTGCGATCGTCGTGATCGTGGCCGTGTCTGCTGCCAGCGAGGGAACCGTTTTCAccgatgaaagttgtcgccAGTCGGAGGCGCTTGTTTTCTACCGCATCAAGCTGGTGACCAGCTGGTCGAAGAAACTGTTTCCAAAACATTATCCCGAATTCAGACCGCCCCCACATTGGAGTATGACTTTCGGTATGTTTTGCTTATTGAAGAGGATTTTTATAAACTACAGATAATTATTTAAGAAGGGAAATTGTTGTGTACGACGCTTTCCAAAAACTTATTATGCCCGGTAAACAATTAACTATCGATTCAGAGTTCGTCAAAGCTAAATCTTAAAACTCTTTTCTTTcaagtaaaacatattttatgttttacacaTATGTTCATATGTAAACATATGTTCAAACTAAAGCCTGGccaaattttttgttcctatCGTGCCCAAAATGCGGCAAATCCTTCAATGAGATCATTTGCATTTCGCGAAACTAAGAATAGATATTCATGCGATGACTTGATTTTGCACCATAATAACTAATTAATTAGAGCTGCGGCTCTTTGGACAGACAGAAAATTTCCTGATGCAAACGATAAACAATATTCGGTCGAGAGTAAGAGTAATCCTACCGTTTAAAGGCACCGAACGAGCTGATAAATCGTACACCGTGCGTCAGAAGAAATATTATTCCTCCGGCCAGGGAAGGAAATGTTTGAACATGGATGAATTATGCTTTCTGCCACGCTCGACACGGAATTGTTTATCTTTCCCGCAAACGTCCCGCGGTGGTGGACAATAATTTAGTGCAGCACACATTGGGCGTGAAGTGGAGGAAGAATGATGACTAAAGCTGCCCCATAACGGCCCCCGTAATGAGTGCAAAGTATGTCATTTGGCGTGCGATTAATCGTGTTTTGCGATCGCATAAATTAGCATACCGTTAGATCGGGCCCTATCATTGTGGCAGGTTTAAAATGTGCCAACTGCTATCCGCACAAGTGGTGTTGAAGTCGCGTGCTTGGGAACATTCTTGGCGCATTAAAAGTGAACCGAGCAATGGTGTGAAAGAATCCACCAGGGGTGCATATGAATCATGCGAGTTTATGGATGTTTTCATAGGTTTTGTTGTCTCGTGCTATGTTTAGACGACCGCTCCGTTGCGTTACTCTTCGGAGCAAGGTAATAAACGCATTTGACATATTTTATAAtggtttttctcttcctctcaATCGCCACCCTCCGCTCTCCCTTCGTGTCTGGACTTAGGTCAAACGCATAACGACAGCTTTCGGCTGTTCGAAATGAAGCAGCCGGCGTCGGTGTCGGTGGCGACCTTCGCGGAAACGGGTCAGGTCGGTTCGTTGGAGGACTCTTTGGCGCAACAGCAGGACGTTCTGTTCGACGAGTTTCGCCTGCCGAAGATCCGCAAGGGGAAAGGTGAAAGTGAGGCAACGTTCTTCGTTGATGGACCGCACCCGAGTGTTTCGTTCATGACCAAGATCGTACCGTCGCCCGATTGGTTCGTGGGATTAGATTCGTTCAGTGTAAGTCGATCGGTGAGCGATATGGTTTGTAATAAAGATCTAACATTCGTCGTTGCGCTTTGCCATCAGTTGTGTTCCAGGGGCCGCTGGATGGAAAAGGTGACGGTTCCGCTGCATCCTCTGGACGCTGGCACTAGCAGCGGACTGACGTTCACCTCACCGAAGTGGCCAACGAATCCACGAGGTGTTATCGAGCGCATCACCGCCAGGTATCCGTTGCATTTTGCGAGCAGCTTTTTCTATCCGGAAATCAAACATCTTCCACCGATAGCGCACGTCACGTTCACGAAGGTAAGCGATCCGAACCGGTATAAACCCGCTGAAGAGTGCCACCCACCCACGATATGTTAGTCTGACGGATTCCATTTCCTGCTTCGGCTGTCCGTTGCTCTTTCTTGCTTTCCACAGATTAAAGAATATGCCAACCGCAACAATGTGCACAAGAAGGTGAAGAAACTGAAGCACAAACAGCGCACGAAACTACTCAAACGGCTCAGTCAAGAGACGCACCGAGCGGAGGCAAACGCCGAGGCGGTCCAAGGACTGAACGCCGTTCGAGACGACAGTGACACCAGTTCCGATTGTCGCGTCACCGCTTGGTCACCGTGGAGTCCTTGCAGCAAAACGTGTGGGCTAGGCAAACGGAATCGGTCCCGAAGCGTCCTGCAAACCCAACGCGCCAGCGGTCGCGAATGTCCACCGTTGATTGAAACGCAATGGTGCGGCTCCGCACGACAATGCTCCGTGATTGACAACTACTTCCGGTGGTGAAGGTTTGCTAATAAATGTATGCCAAACGGGCCATTGTGAGAAATGTGTCACCTTGTAGTATTTTTTGCCGTGAAATTGATGGATTTAtcttgtgtttgtttctacTAGCTtctcagtattttttttaacaacacacatgttttttattgttttatttttaatatgttaagaattaataaaaaaaataaaaatatccaaatgtaaaatattatatccgttgcaaacaacaattCGATTTGCTTCAAAACAGTTACCAGTTTTCGTTAGCTTTTGTGCGCACTGGAGCGTTTCCCATTACTGATGGCACTTCTAATGACGGTCGTTGGTTATGGGAGAGGTTTCTTGAATAACTAGACAATTgtctcttcttcttggcgtaacgacctcttggtcatgtctGCCCCGTTAatggcttacaagactttttaccctatgtgtacgtggatagtcactcctctcgtacaggggagggtccggtctctgTTGGGATTTGAACCCACGTCGTCGGAGAGGTCATTTGCCGACTTTCTAACCAGCGCTATCGCTATTTTTTCAGTACGACGTCCCATACCGTAATATTGTGTAACAATTGGTTTTCttcggtttatttgttttcagaAAACTTATCACGAGAGTTCGGGACTATACATACGAGGGCATTTTGTTGGATGGcttttttctactttattGACTCCTTAATAATTTGACTAAGCCTATCCGCATCGAGCGAGGTTCATAAACTCGAATAACGCATTGATGATTTTCTATATTCCACTGTCGGATATTCCACTTTGCAATATCTACCAGGTCTTTCCCGGTATGTCATGCTAATCTTGAAATCTAAATTTTTCTGTTCTATCAGTTCCAAAAACTAACACTACCCCTAAAGTGCGGCTTATGTTTAAACCATGCCGCatcgttaagggcttacgagacttgtttccctgttgtacgtggatagtcagtcctctcgtacaggggagggtccggtctcggttgggattcgaacccacgccgtcgaggtggtgagccccggcgctcatggcccgattttccaccgggtctaccgctcggctgtcgcggacccccgacaagtttatattttaaaatatattattataaGCAAAAATATAGCGATTTGATAGGTTTTTATGATacgtgatttaaaaataaacaagttcacagttttgcttggaagagtATTCTCATAACGACTACACCCCACCCTTGGCTGAAGGTGCGTCATAATTTACAGTAATGTGAAATAATGATGGTAGTTGCTACTATCTAGCTATCTAAGTATCACATTatcacataaaaataaaacaacctgcATTATTCGTAACTTCCACTATCTCAGTCATGTGCACAGtgagacacacacatacacacacactgcagTCTTTTCCCGATGACTGTTGGTGTCCCAGAGGCGACGCAGTACGTACCACCTGCAAGGCCCGTTCGCTAGCACATTGTTTGCGTGTGAAGCGGAAAACACCTTCCAGCTTCCGAAATTGGAGGAAGTGTACATTAGGGCGGGTTTTGCGTGATGAAGATGGGAATGAACGGCTTTCCGTTTTCTTACATGCCAACATAATCGTCTCGGCTTGTGCCGGGCGGGAGTGCCTTACACCGGAGGGTTACAAAATCGACACGAATACCGCCGTAAGATGTTGGTTATGTTTTCGATTAGCTAAGACAACGACAAATGTGATAGCGGCCGGAATGTTTACCGCCGCCGTTCCGTGTTGTTGTCTCCCGATTCGTGCATCATTTATAACTGGAACAAATCGTCGCTTCAATTTCTGCGTGGACAGCTCTCGTGGTCGTGTGGCGTAGTCGTATCACAGAGAGAAAAGTGCTTTCTTTTTGCGCGTTCCCCCGGCCAACCGCACACTCGATCAAGCATGGGACTGCAGGGCTGCTTGATATTGTTTCTTATGGTTGATCGCTTGTTCTCGATTGACCCTTCAAGGTGCTCTCCCAACAGGGATCGTCGAGACGACAGCAACACCGTTGGGTATGAACACGAGAGAAAGCTTCGTTGAGAAAAGGTGCAAAGACGGTAGAAAATATCACATTTGATTGTGATCCAAGTTCCGGCGTTGATGCAAGCGACCCGGTTGATTGACGTTCGAGAGGGCTCGAAATAACAGCTTTGGGCATCGAGATTGAAATGAAAGGTTGCTGCTGCATCATGACCCAATGCAGCCTAAGCGATGGCTTATAGAGGTGTTAAGTAAACGTCACCTtacaaaaggtgtttgg
This window harbors:
- the LOC131288411 gene encoding spondin-2; translated protein: MHYKLVLRLAIVVIVAVSAASEGTVFTDESCRQSEALVFYRIKLVTSWSKKLFPKHYPEFRPPPHWSMTFGQTHNDSFRLFEMKQPASVSVATFAETGQVGSLEDSLAQQQDVLFDEFRLPKIRKGKGESEATFFVDGPHPSVSFMTKIVPSPDWFVGLDSFSLCSRGRWMEKVTVPLHPLDAGTSSGLTFTSPKWPTNPRGVIERITARYPLHFASSFFYPEIKHLPPIAHVTFTKIKEYANRNNVHKKVKKLKHKQRTKLLKRLSQETHRAEANAEAVQGLNAVRDDSDTSSDCRVTAWSPWSPCSKTCGLGKRNRSRSVLQTQRASGRECPPLIETQWCGSARQCSVIDNYFRW